The following proteins are co-located in the Colletotrichum lupini chromosome 4, complete sequence genome:
- a CDS encoding multicopper oxidase: protein MVAIKGMGGVLGWLFSIQASLSQDKTNGKSPLGTLNAAKLPLFMRNNPLPNGFPWGKLSADGTNYYKEWPNTGVTRKYDFTVSRGVIAPDGYERKVLLVNGAFPGPTIEANWGDWIEVTVTNNITDGPEGTALHWHGFRQQNTQWEDGVPAISQCPIAPAKTYTYRFQATLYGTTWYHSHYSSQYAGGLFGPMVIYGPAKSQPEIDLGPIMLSDWYHKQYFDLIEEILQVNGSGLVFSDNNLINGKGNFNCSTVATGDNTKCTNNAGISKFKFQTGKTHRLRLINSGAEGTQRFSIDGHTLTVIANDFVEVEPYDTKVVTLGIGQRTDVLVKANADNSNPRGAYWMRSNITSCSLSTQPLALAAVYYDLADQSKAPTSSAWNVPDPGTCVNDDLALTKPVMKLTPANVPVTRTMEIKVFRNDSGIVQWSLGGVDFRGNFNDPTLLQVNKGDLTFENDWNVQNFANNGSVRIVVSNNSPAAHPMHLHGFNMYILHEGDGLTWDGTFTNPENPQRRDVQQVRAGGHMVMQFDSNENPGVWPFHCHIAWHASAGLFSQLLVQPEKVKQLRIPSAVADVCKDWSAWTQRNIPEVIDSGQ, encoded by the exons ATGGTCGCCATCAAAGGCATGGGAGGCGTCCTTGGCTGGTTGTTCTCAATCCAAGCGTCTCTGAGCCAAGACAAGACCAACGG AAAATCCCCTCTTGGCACTTTGAATGCTGCCAAGCTGCCACTCTTTATGAGAAACAACCCGCTCCCCAACGGCTTTCCCTGGGGCAAGCTTTCCGCCGATGGCACCAACTACTACAAGGAGTGGCCCAATACCGGCGTCACCCGCAAGTACGACTTCACCGTCAGCCGCGGTGTGATCGCCCCTGATGGCTACGAGCGCAAGGTCCTGCTCGTGAACGGTGCCTTTCCCGGCCCTACTATTGAGGCCAACTGGGGTGACTGGATCGAGGTGACGGTCACGAACAACATCACCGATGGCCCTGAGGGAACCGCGCTCCACTGGCACGGATTCAGACAGCAGAACACCCAGTGGGAAGATGGTGTCCCGGCTATCTCCCAGTGCCCGATTGCTCCCGCCAAGACCTACACTTACAGATTCCAGGCGACTCTGTACGGAACTACTTGGTATCACTCTCACTACTCCTCTCAATACGCTGGTGGCTTGTTCGGACCCATGGTCATCTATGGCCCTGCTAAATCTCAGCCTGAGATTGATCTTGGCCCTATTATGCTCTCTG ATTGGTACCACAAGCAATACTTCGATCTCATTGAGGAGATCTTGCAGGTTAATGGCAGTGGCTTGGTCTTCTCGGACAACAACCTGATCAACGGCAAGGGTAACTTCAACTGCTCCACCGTTGCGACTGGAGATAACACCAAGTGCACCAACAATGCCGGTATCTCCAAGTTCAAGTTCCAGACCGGCAAGACCCACCGCCTCCGTCTCATCAACTCCGGTGCCGAGGGAACCCAGCGCTTCTCCATCGACGGACACACCCTCACCGTCATCGCCAACGACTTTGTTGAGGTCGAGCCCTATGACACAAAGGTTGTCACCCTCGGTATTGGCCAGAGAACCGACGTCCTCGTCAAGGCCAACGCCGACAACAGCAACCCCAGGGGTGCCTACTGGATGCGTAGCAACATCACCAGCTGCAGTCTTAGCACCCAGCCCCTCGCCCTTGCTGCCGTCTACTACGATCTGGCCGACCAGTCCAAGGCGCCCACCAGCAGTGCCTGGAACGTTCCTGACCCCGGCACCTGCGTCAACGATGACCTCGCTCTCACCAAGCCCGTCATGAAGCTCACGCCGGCCAACGTCCCCGTCACCAGGACCATGGAAATCAAGGTCTTCCGCAATGACTCTGGTATTGTTCAATGGTCGCTTGGCGGCGTTGACTTCCGCGGCAACTTCAACGACCCCACGCTTCTTCAGGTCAACAAGGGTGATTTGACCTTTGAAAATGACTGGAACGTCCAGAACTTTGCCAATAACGGCAGCGTTCGCATTGTCGTCAGCAACAACAGCCCTGCAGC TCATCCCATGCATCTCCACGGTTTCAACATGTACATCCTCCACGAGGGTGACGGCCTGACATGGGACGGAACTTTCACCAACCCCGAGAACCCTCAGCGTCGTGACGTTCAGCAGGTTCGTGCCGGCGGCCACATGGTCATGCAATTCGACTCCAACGAGAACCCTGGTGTCTGGCCCTTCCACTGCCACATTGCCTGGCACGCATCCGCCGGTCTCTTCTCTCAGTTGCTGGTTCAGCCCGAGAAGGTCAAGCAGCTCCGCATTCCTTCCGCCGTCGCAGATGTCTGCAAGGATTGGTCTGCCTGGACCCAGAGGAACATCCCTGAGGTCATTGACAGCGGTCAGTAG
- a CDS encoding shikimate dehydrogenase: MASADDKTIHLVGIGVGHSIAPPMHNAIAKSLSLPWTFHATECNTIEDLVLLARKDSTAGLVVTMPYKNTVMPRLDALDPLATTIGACNNVYRDPSNPARLRGTNTDWLGVKGCLLEKGEGRGPVEGKPALIVGAGGASRAAVYALHTFFKASVIYVLNRDDGEVSDLQRDAQRLSPAPKIVHVKEGESKTLETPYYVVGTVPDFEPTSASEMVVRASLENFLSRPEKGVLLDMCFKPRRTRMIKLAESLGWPSVEGTHVIGYQIEEQWKLWAGEERVKELDKDAAWKVLLEAADNSPGINS; encoded by the coding sequence ATGGCATCGGCAGACGACAAAACCATCCACCTAGTAGGCATCGGCGTCGGCCACTCAATCGCGCCCCCAATGCACAACGCCATCGCGAAAtccctctctctcccctGGACCTTCCACGCCACCGAATGTAACACGATCGAAGACCTCGTCCTCCTGGCACGTAAAGACTCAACGGCAGGCCTCGTCGTCACGATGCCCTATAAAAATACAGTCATGCCCCGGCTCGATGCCCTAGACCCCCTCGCCACCACCATTGGCGCCTGCAACAACGTCTACCGCGACCCGTCGAACCCGGCGAGGCTGAGGGGGACGAACACGGATTGGCTGGGTGTAAAGGGGTGTCTTCTCGAAAAGGGCGAAGGGCGGGGTCCGGTAGAGGGAAAGCCTGCGTTGATTGTGGGTGCTGGCGGCGCGAGTCGTGCCGCGGTGTATGCTCTGCATACATTCTTCAAGGCCTCTGTGATCTATGTTCTGAACAGAGATGATGGAGAAGTCTCCGATCTTCAGCGCGATGCTCAACGTCTGTCTCCCGCTCCCAAGATTGTTCATGTCAAAGAAGGGGAGTCGAAGACGCTGGAGACACCGTACTACGTGGTCGGAACGGTCCCCGATTTTGAACCTACATCGGCGTCTGAGATGGTGGTAAGAGCATCTCTAGAGAACTTCCTTTCACGGCCGGAGAAGGGAGTCTTGTTGGATATGTGCTTCAAGCCGCGGCGGACGAGGATGATCAAACTAGCGGAGAGCCTTGGGTGGCCCTCGGTAGAGGGGACGCATGTTATTGGGTACCAGATCGAGGAGCAGTGGAAGCTTTGGGCTGGGGAGGAGAGAGTGAAGGAACTTGACAAGGACGCAGCGTGGAAGGTTCTATTGGAGGCGGCTGACAATAGTCCGGGGATCAACTCCTGA